A window of Gasterosteus aculeatus chromosome 9, fGasAcu3.hap1.1, whole genome shotgun sequence contains these coding sequences:
- the kitb gene encoding KIT proto-oncogene, receptor tyrosine kinase b yields MRCCWLAFASRFVLLPLSVWCQPVISPSGPHVVVPQGGRLELRCHDSDATSASPSGVRWERAHRLEGEVKEGAVASVTLPEAKGHHMGRYVCVNNSTRQHSSIYVYVKEPQKAFHSTLVNNLLARAGDNCTIPCLVTDPEVSLLALETCDGKPLPFNVSYRSDLQRGVTISSISKENEGCFRCVGQLAGVKVRSSNYTVDVRLVPEVPPGITLSHKGTVILRRGEPFDVTCSSNNVNPALSVKWEFPSTAHPDESDTSHILSGSGGYQRVASLSIKAVNQSDSGTYRCRAHNERGSSATSVTLDVRDKGFITTLGSPGPIQAEVKEGQSLSLRVEFNAYPAPSSLSWAHNGKRLLNTTEHVIAIHRGKYRLLSELRLVRVLRSEGGIYEVSASHEDAAVHHTFHVYVISKPVIIGQDGPIDGQVRCIAAGYPVPRISWFFCELPHTRCSLLPNATEWETADVAVVTDSSFGRGEVVSRLNVSTEHAHYHTLECVASMEGEEVYTLFSISERIVPHKLFTPLLTGTVATGILLSLILVVLLYKYMQKPKFQTQWKVVESIHGNNYVYINPTQLPYDSKWEFPRQKLRFGKTLGSGAFGKVVRATAYGLCSADTVTTVAVKMLKPNAHATEKEALMSELKVLSYLGNHVNIVNLLGACTVGGPILVITEYCCYGDLLNFLRRNREAFKNSQVGDGYYRNVSNPTEHTASGEVTATEYVPMRPSEKEGSFQSVDAEELSLDPEDLLSFSYQVAKGMEYITSKNCVHRDLAARNILLTHGRVAKICDFGLARDITTDASYVLRGNVRLPVKWMSPESIFDCVYTFESDVWSYGILLWEIFSLGHSPYPGMQVGSAFYSRIQDGHRMSRPDFAPIEMYDMMLSCWSHDPLKRPAFSKLVERNELLLSENTRNVYLKLSNSPDHPDQQRAPSRRLSSVCSTTAPNQPLLQNTADVFQEYV; encoded by the exons ATGAGGTGCTGCTGGCTGGCGTTCGCCTCGCGTTTTGTCCTGCTGCCACTTTCAG TTTGGTGCCAGCCGGTCATCTCGCCCAGCGGGCCCCACGTAGTCGTTCCCCAGGGGGGAAGGCTGGAGCTGCGTTGCCATGACAGCGACGCGACGTCTGCCTCCCCGTCCGGGGTGAGGTGGGAGAGAGCTCACAGGTTGGAGGGAGAGGTGAAGGAAGGCGCAGTGGCCTCCGTCACGTTGCCGGAGGCCAAGGGCCACCACATGGGTCGCTACGTGTGCGTCAACAACAGCACGCggcagcacagctccatctacGTGTATGTCAAAG AGCCGCAGAAAGCGTTCCACAGCACGCTGGTGAATAACCTCCTGGCGCGCGCCGGAGATAACTGCACCATCCCCTGCCTTGTGACCGACCCCGAGGTCTCCCTGCTGGCCTTGGAGACGTGCGATGGAAAACCTTTGCCCTTTAATGTGAGTTACCGCAGCGACCTGCAGCGAGGGGTCAccatcagcagcatcagcaaGGAGAACGAGGGCTGCTTCAGGTGTGTGGGGCAGCTCGCTGGGGTCAAAGTGAGGTCGAGTAATTACACGGTGGACGTACGACTCG TGCCAGAGGTGCCTCCAGGGATCACGTTGTCCCACAAAGGAACAGTCATCCTAAGGAGGGGAGAGCCGTTTGACGTGACCTGTAGCTCCAACAACGTCAACCCGGCCCTCAGCGTCAAGTGGGAATTCCCTTCAACAGCG CACCCCGATGAATCCGACACCTCACACATCCTGTCCGGTTCCGGCGGATACCAGCGCGTCGCCTCGCTCTCGATCAAAGCTGTCAACCAATCAGACTCGGGCACTTACCGCTGCCGCGCCCACAACGAGAGAGGCAGCAGTGCCACATCGGTGACGCTGGACGTCCGGG ATAAGGGGTTCATCACCACGTTAGGAAGCCCAGGTCCCATCCAGGCCGAGGTCAAAGAGGGGCAGAGCCTGAGCCTCAGGGTGGAATTCAATGCCTACCCGGCCCCCAGCTCCCTGTCGTGGGCTCACAACGGCAAACGGCTCCTCAACACCACGGAGCACGTCATCGCCATCCACCGCGGCAAATACAG ACTGCTCAGCGAGCTGCGACTCGTCAGGGTCCTCCGCTCGGAGGGCGGGATCTACGAGGTGTCGGCCAGCCACGAGGACGCCGCCGTCCATCATACATTCCACGTGTACGTCATCA GCAAGCCGGTTATCATCGGCCAGGACGGCCCTATTGATGGGCAGGTGCGGTGCATCGCCGCTGGTTACCCAGTTCCTAGGATCAGCTGGTTCTTCTGTGAGCTGCCCCACACCAG GTGCTCGCTGCTCCCCAACGCCACAGAGTGGGAGACTGCGGATGTTGCCGTGGTGACAGATTCCTCCTTTGGTCGTGGCGAGGTGGTGAGCCGCCTGAACGTGAGCACGGAGCACGCGCACTATCACACCCTGGAGTGCGTGGCGAGCATGGAGGGCGAGGAGGTCTACACGCTGTTCTCCATCAGCG AGCGCATCGTCCCCCATAAACTCTTCACTCCTCTCCTCACTGGCACGGTGGCCACCGGCATCCTGCTCAGCCTCATTCTCGTGGTGCTGCTCTATAAATACATGCAG AAACCAAAGTTCCAAACCCAGTGGAAGGTCGTCGAGAGTATCCACGGCAACAACTACGTATATATCAACCCCACCCAGCTGCCGTATGACTCCAAGTGGGAGTTTCCTCGACAGAAACTACGCTTCG GTAAAACCTTGGGCTCTGGGGCGTTTGGAAAGGTAGTGAGGGCCACAGCGTATGGACTCTGCTCCGCAGACACCGTTACAACTGTTGCTGTTAAGATGCTCAaac CCAACGCTCACGCTACGGAAAAGGAGGCGCTGATGTCAGAGCTGAAGGTGCTCAGTTACCTTGGAAACCACGTGAACATCGTGAACCTGCTGGGGGCCTGCACTGTCGGAG GCCCGATTTTGGTGATCACAGAGTACTGTTGCTATGGCGACCTCCTCAACTTCCTGCGCAGAAATAGAGAGGCCTTCAAGAACTCCCAAGTTGGGGATGGTTACTATCGCAACGTGTCGAACCCAACGGAGCACACAGCGag cggagAGGTGACTGCTACCGAATACGTGCCCATGCGTCCCTCTGAGAAAGAAGGGTCCTTCCAGTCAG TCGACGCAGAGGAGCTGTCTCTGGACCCCGAAGACCTCCTCAGCTTTTCCTACCAGGTGGCCAAGGGAATGGAGTACATTACCTCCAAGAAC tgtgtccACAGGGATCTTGCTGCCAGAAACATTCTGCTGACTCACGGCAGGGTGGCAAAGATCTGCGACTTTGGGTTGGCACGTGACATCACCACCGACGCCAGCTATGTGCTCCGGGGAAAC gtccgCCTGCCCGTCAAGTGGATGTCTCCCGAGAGCATTTTTGACTGTGTCTACACTTTCGAGAGTGATGTGTGGTCCTACGGCATCCTGCTCTGGGAAATCTTCTCTCTGG GTCACAGCCCGTATCCCGGGATGCAGGTGGGCTCAGCATTTTACAGCAGGATTCAAGACGGCCACAGGATGAGCCGCCCCGACTTTGCTCCCATCGAGAT GTACGACAtgatgttgtcctgttggaGCCACGATCCTCTGAAGAGACCGGCCTTCAGTAAACTGGTGGAGCGGAATGAACTACTTCTGTCAGAAAATACCAGGAAT GTGTACCTGAAACTGAGCAATTCTCCCGATCATCccgaccagcagagggcgccatCACGGAGGCTGAGCTCAGTCTGCAGCACCACGGCGCCAAACCAGCCTTTGCTGCAAAACACTGCTGATGTCTTCCAGGAATATGTctga